The following nucleotide sequence is from Trifolium pratense cultivar HEN17-A07 linkage group LG2, ARS_RC_1.1, whole genome shotgun sequence.
GTGcccaatgtcgaatatcacacgtgcgcgcgcgcgccgccgccgccgtccgtccgGCCGGCTCGGTTCGTTTCGGGAcgggccgggcttgggcttgggtgatatattaatttcttaattcgcacgggagaagttattatacataagtgtaatccttatgcatggtacataagtcaataacatccattagattgagcatccacatgtaataatcctagccaatctcaactcacacactcacaccccccaaatttctcacgtaccccccaaattacttgcacacccccaaatttctcgtgcaccccccaaatttctcatgcaccccccaatttctcgcgcacccccaaatttctagcgcaccccccaaaaattttcacgcacccccagatgacttgtgcgcccaattttttttaaccccccatatttcaagcctaaaccattttgctgtgggaatggtttcaaaaatatacactccaaaaccattaagtgcataagatggttttgaagtacaacctataattagaatcataattgtttttttctggtacaattataatcattatttaaaaccagttaaatggtttcagatagttatacactaaaaccatttgtattgtaaaatggttttatgtgtgtttttatggtttcaaaaattctggaaaccattatgctggttaaatggtttcagatagttatacactgaaaccatttgtattgtaaaatggttttatgtgtgtttttatggttttaaaaattctggaaaccattatgttggttaaatggtttcagatagttatacactgaaaccatttgtattgtaaaatggttttatgtgtgtttatatggttttaaaaattctggaaaccattatgttgattaaatggtttcaaatcacaattattgtttgtattctaattatagggttgtactctaaaaccatcttatacacttaatggttttggagtgcatatctctgaaaccattcccacaacaaaatggtttaggctagaaatgtggaggggaccaaaaaaataaaattggggggcaaaagtcatattgggggtgtgcgagaaatttgggggtgcatgagaaatttgggggtgcacaagtaatttggggggtgcatgagaaatttgggggtgtgctagtaatttggggggtgcacaagtaatttgagGGGTacactaagtaacttatgcatggtgcataaggatagcttatgtataataaccaatcccaattcgcacatgttaaatgtgcttagacCAAGCCTGAACAGATTTTTATCTGTTAAACGGTCAAATTACGTGTCCCTAATTTTTTGCCACGTTTTGAAATTTGACTGAGCAATTAAACGGTCAAATTACGTCTGCCTTCAGCTCCTAAAAATCctctgattccagctccctacttgcctataataccacttcatttcttcagttttaactcacttctttttctttgcattctgagaaaactgcttctttccttctcctttttctttcttcgaaattatttttgttgtttcaaaatttgaacggttgtaaaccgtagaattgatattcgcATATCAATAGAGTGGTTCGATATTTCGTACCATAtttggtgttattctggccgatactacagtgcagtagtttatcggtatttctttgaaaacggctgttttatcctggggacttcgcggttgatatactacagtgcacttcttcgagtagttccgcgaaacgtcttaaagaaagcgacctagtacgcgactcagccaataatagTTTCGTTgccattttttgaaaaattcgtttttctgttttttttttaaactcagTAAACCGTTTTCCAACAGATGATTACTTGGTGATTTCAATGTCAGATGATTACTTGGAGTTTTTCTCAATGAGAGCTAACATGTGGAAACAAATTGAGAGTACTCACATCTGTTATACATATCTCGACAAAGATGACTTCACCTCCGGAGTAGGGTTGCTCTTTAATGGAGCTATTCATTGGCTTGCTTTTCATCGTGATCATGATTTAAAAGAGTTTGTTATTGTTGCCTTTGATTTAACGGAAAGGAAACTTTTAGATATGCAATTGCCACATGACTGTGACCCTAAACTTCACAATTCTGGTTTGTGGGTATTTGGTGAATTTCTCAGTCTATGGTCTACGGATTTTCGTAAAAATAATACAGTTGAAATTTGGGTGATGAATGAATACAAACTACATTCGTCTTGGACTAAAACTATTGTTCTTCCTATTGATGGATTTCCCGATGAGTACATGTTCCCTTTATGCTCTACAAAAAGTGGTGATATTGTTAGAACTGATTATTGTTGTACTGGACTGGCCAAGTATGATGGCAAAGGACAGTTGCTAGAGTATCGCTCCCATCATAATTGTTATCCTTATGATGTATACGAAGTGACTCTGTATATAGAGTCTCTACTTTCACCCCACAATGAACAAGCTTAAGAAGATGACAGACAAGAAGAACGAGGCTATGAAATATTCTCCTTCGCCATTttcattatatttataattatttgtaTATGTACTCTTTGGTGGCTGCATTTGTAGGATAATTTGTGTTTGACAGTTTGATTGCTTTTGTGAGCTGATCCAATATGTCATCAAATTTTTCTTGACTTACTATTTGTATGATGCTTATTTGAAATATTGACATGCTTGTTTAATTGGATTGAGTTATGATGTATGTTGTAGCCAATGGTAATCTAGTATCAGGAGGTTATGCATGTTGATCAatatcaaaatcacaatttcacGACTTTGACTCAAAGttattcattaaaaatttgATCCTAGCCACATATGTAATTGAAGGAAAATGAAGGTTATGTTCTCTAACTTTGGCTCTTGCATGTACACATgaataattaaatgaaattttagAAAATCATAAGAAACATCAAAACTAAATCACCTATTGAACCTAAATTGTGGTGCAATTACAACTTAGAGTTTTCGAAGAAAAAGAAAACGCAAGGTGATAAGCTTTCTAGGAGGGTGTTAATTGTTAAACTGTTAGCTATATGCAATTATGCATAAgacaaaaaaactttttattggAGTTTGATTAGATTTGTGGTATATATCATCTTTTGAGTTTTGAAGTGGAAATTGCTTTGGCGTCCCAATGACTAGTAGCATACTGTTTTTGCGTTTGCTGTATTAAAAGTATATTCTTTTCCCTGAATCTTGGAATCCAATTGGTTCAAATTTGGTGTACCTAGTTTGGTTCAAATTCTACTTCACAGACCATAATGCTTTTATAGATGTCCAAAGGGATAGCAAGTCGCTGCTATTGAGATACTACAGCAGTTTGATTGGCAGGTTTATGATTTGTTCATAGTGGAAACCTCGAAAACATTTATGCCTTTTACAAAGTGCGAATTCATACAAGCCAGTGGAAACCTCGAAAACATTTATGCCTGTTCCTGAC
It contains:
- the LOC123907548 gene encoding F-box/kelch-repeat protein At3g06240-like; translated protein: MSDDYLEFFSMRANMWKQIESTHICYTYLDKDDFTSGVGLLFNGAIHWLAFHRDHDLKEFVIVAFDLTERKLLDMQLPHDCDPKLHNSGLWVFGEFLSLWSTDFRKNNTVEIWVMNEYKLHSSWTKTIVLPIDGFPDEYMFPLCSTKSGDIVRTDYCCTGLAKYDGKGQLLEYRSHHNCYPYDVYEVTLYIESLLSPHNEQA